Proteins encoded within one genomic window of Flavobacterium oreochromis:
- a CDS encoding metallophosphoesterase family protein — translation MRTLVIGDIHGGLRALVQLLERVQPQPEDHLIFLGDYVDGWSESAQTIEYLIQLSKNQKCTFIRGNHDLWCGRWLNLGASNPVWEEHGGKATIKSYITTGYLTSSEHKAFYENLEDYHIDNQNRLYIHAGFTSMHGVHKEENRLDFCFDRTLWEMALTMDKRIEKDSKLYPKRLLVYNEIYIGHTPTLNYDVEVPMQGCNVWNIDTGAGFYGKLTCLDVNTKEYWQSDPVKDLYPEERGRN, via the coding sequence ATGAGAACATTAGTTATTGGTGATATACACGGCGGACTTCGAGCATTAGTGCAACTGTTAGAAAGAGTCCAACCCCAACCAGAAGATCATCTTATATTTTTGGGAGATTACGTAGATGGCTGGAGCGAATCGGCTCAAACTATCGAATATCTCATACAACTAAGTAAAAATCAAAAATGCACCTTCATTCGTGGTAATCACGATTTGTGGTGTGGCAGATGGCTTAATTTAGGCGCATCGAATCCCGTTTGGGAAGAACACGGCGGGAAAGCAACCATAAAAAGTTACATTACGACAGGATATTTAACATCCAGTGAACATAAAGCGTTCTATGAAAATTTGGAGGATTACCATATAGACAATCAAAACCGATTGTATATACACGCTGGATTTACCTCAATGCACGGAGTCCATAAAGAAGAAAATAGATTAGATTTTTGTTTCGATAGAACACTTTGGGAAATGGCATTAACAATGGATAAAAGAATTGAAAAAGATTCTAAATTGTATCCTAAACGATTATTAGTGTATAACGAAATATACATAGGTCATACCCCTACATTAAATTATGATGTTGAGGTACCTATGCAAGGTTGTAATGTTTGGAACATAGATACAGGTGCAGGTTTTTATGGAAAACTAACTTGTTTAGATGTAAAT